Below is a genomic region from Telmatobacter sp. DSM 110680.
CGAGGGGATGATCACTTCTGACGGAGAGAAACACAATCGCGGCCGTCGGATTGCCGCGCCTGCATTCCACCGCCGCCGTATCGAGCGCTATGCTCAGCAGATTGTGGAGATTGCCGCGGGATTTCGCTCACAGTGGAAGCCTGGCGAGGAACTGAATATCTCAGCCGAGATGATGCGGCTTTCGCTACAAATTACTGCACGCACATTGTTCGACACTGAAGTGACTCCGGAGATTCACGAGATCAACGACCAAGTGAATATCGTGATGGATTTGTATAACTTTCTGGTCGCGTTGCCGAGAGCGGAGCTTCTTCTAGGCTCGCCCTTGCCGCAGATGCGGCGTTTTCGCGCGGCCAAGAAGCGCCTGGATGAGGTGGTCAGTGGCATGATTAGCGCGCGGAGTGCAGAAGCGGCAACTCCGGGTGCGGACAATGGGGCAGACCTGCTTTCGATGCTGCTGGCTGCGCGGGATGACCAAGGCGACGGCTTGAAGTTAAACGCGCAGGAGTTGCGCGATCAGGTGCTCACGTTGTTTTTGGCCGGGTACGAGACCGTGGCCAATGCGTTGGGTTGGACGTGGCTGCTTCTGGGGCAGAATCCGGAGGCTGCGAACCGGTTTCACGCGGAACTCGACGCGGTTCTCGGCGATCGGCTGGCGACGCTGGAGGACGTGCCGCGGCTGTCCTACACGACGATGGTGCTATCTGAATCGATGCGGCTCTACCCTCCGGCCTGGGCGATGGGGCGCGAAGTTCTTGCGGATGTTTCGATCGGGCCGTATCGACTAAGAAAAGGGACGATGGTGTTTTTCAGCCAGTACATTGTGCAGCGCGATCCCAAATGGTTTCCGGAGCCTGAGCTCTTTCGCCCCGAGAGGTTCACCGCTGAAGCCAAGGCGGGACGGCCGAGGTTTGCGTACTTTCCATTCGGCGGCGGGGGACGGCAGTGCATCGGAGAGTCATTTGCCTGGATGGAAGCCATTCTGGCCCTGGCGACGATCGCGCAGCGCTGGCGCGTTGAACTGGTTGCAGGACAAAGAATTGAATTGCAACCAAAGATTACATTGCGGCCAAAGAACGGGATCCGTGTCAGCATCCTTCCGAGAGGCTGACGAACAGTTTTCAAAACCAATTGGATGAAGGACCGCTAGGCAGGCATCGATTTCGCAGGTGCAAAGATTCGACACATCAACGATGCCGTAAACTCGAAGGGTGGGATTTCAGAGTTTTTATGGCAATGAAACGACGGTGCGGCACTTGCGCGAGGGGTTGCGCAGCGGGCATTTTCCGCAGGCGCTGATTCTCGCTGGCCCCAGGGGCGCAGGAAAGTACACGCTTGCGCTTATGCTGGCGCAGGCTGTGAACTGCCTCGAGCCCGCCGAGACCGATGGGCTGCCGGATTTTTGCGGGCATTGTTCAAATTGCGTGCGCATTGGGGAGTCAGCCAACCTCGAAGAGCGGGTTGCGGAGGCCGTAGCTACTCGCGACGATATGCGGGATGCGGACAAGCGGGAGACCCGCATCCTGGTCCAAACCCACCCTGATGTGCTGATCGTGCCGCCGGATCCGCCGCAGCTTTTGATCAAGATGGGGCAGGTGCGCGCGGTGATCCACGCGGCCTATTATCGGCCTCCGGCGGCAGCGCACAGGGCATTCACGATCTTCACCACCTCCGCATTCATGAAGGAGGCGGCAAACAGTCTGCTAAAGGTTCTGGAAGAGCCACCGGAGCGCACATCGCTGATTCTGCTCGCGGAGAATCCGCATGAGCTGCTGCCAACGATCCGCTCGCGTGCGCTTCTTTACAGACTCGGCGCGCTGCCGCCTGCGGAGATCGAAGAATTGCTGGCGGAGCGGCGTCCGGAGTTGAAGCCTGCGCAAAGAGCGTTGGCGGCGCGACTGGCGGAGGGTGCTGTGGGCCGAGCACTAACGATCGATCTCGAAGTGTATCTTGCTAGTCGACAGGATGCGCTGCTGGTATTGCGAACGGCGTTGCGGGAGCCAAATTTCTCGCAACTCTTCCACGCGACGGAAAGCTATCGCGGGGGCGCCGATGGGCAGGAGAAGACCATCAACCTGCTGCGCGCGA
It encodes:
- a CDS encoding cytochrome P450; the protein is MKSNDSDLTSSDARKPAKVVIRGQYAYPPGLRFNLPFYRFHRFFDPTNPILLFEHLQRYGRAAHYRILMHDVVLFNDPNDIGEVLIDKAVFFGKDRTQKRMKILLGEGMITSDGEKHNRGRRIAAPAFHRRRIERYAQQIVEIAAGFRSQWKPGEELNISAEMMRLSLQITARTLFDTEVTPEIHEINDQVNIVMDLYNFLVALPRAELLLGSPLPQMRRFRAAKKRLDEVVSGMISARSAEAATPGADNGADLLSMLLAARDDQGDGLKLNAQELRDQVLTLFLAGYETVANALGWTWLLLGQNPEAANRFHAELDAVLGDRLATLEDVPRLSYTTMVLSESMRLYPPAWAMGREVLADVSIGPYRLRKGTMVFFSQYIVQRDPKWFPEPELFRPERFTAEAKAGRPRFAYFPFGGGGRQCIGESFAWMEAILALATIAQRWRVELVAGQRIELQPKITLRPKNGIRVSILPRG
- a CDS encoding DNA polymerase III subunit delta', giving the protein MGFQSFYGNETTVRHLREGLRSGHFPQALILAGPRGAGKYTLALMLAQAVNCLEPAETDGLPDFCGHCSNCVRIGESANLEERVAEAVATRDDMRDADKRETRILVQTHPDVLIVPPDPPQLLIKMGQVRAVIHAAYYRPPAAAHRAFTIFTTSAFMKEAANSLLKVLEEPPERTSLILLAENPHELLPTIRSRALLYRLGALPPAEIEELLAERRPELKPAQRALAARLAEGAVGRALTIDLEVYLASRQDALLVLRTALREPNFSQLFHATESYRGGADGQEKTINLLRAMGSLLEDLLLMLAGTPGLIRNLDLSAELERMAQGLNVEWIAATSRAVVQVEQGMRRNLLRSLSLDAMAVGLQER